The segment TGAAATCCACCGGAGCAGACAAGACGTTTCAAGACACCGTCGACGGAGGCCTGACGGTGTTCTGTCCTTCCGACGCCGCCGTCGGAAAGTTCGCGCCGAAGTTCAAAGCCCTCTCCGCGGCGAACAAGACGGCGCTGGTGCTGTACCACGGCATGCCGGTTTACCAGTCGCTGCAGATGCTTAGATCGGGTAACGGCGCCGTCAACACGCTGGCGACCGAAGGCGACAACAAGTATGACTTCACGGTGCAGAACGACGGAGAGGACGTGACGCTCGAGACGGACGTCGTGACGGCGAAGATCATGGGGACGTTGAAGGATCAAGAGCCGTTGATCGTTTACAAGGTGGACACAGTTTTGTTGCCGAGAGAGATCTACAAGGCTGTCAAGAAGGCGGCCGCTCCAGCTCCCAAGTCGAGTAAGCACAAGCCTAAGAACGCGGTGGCTGATGGACCAAGCGCTGATGCTCCGGGGGCAGACGATGACGGTGAGGTTGCTGATGATAAAAACGGTGCCGTTCATGTGATGATTAAAGGAAGCAGTGTTCTTGTGTCGGCGATTGTTTGGCTCTGTTTTGGAATTTAGCTCATTTGATGTTTTGTTAATATTGTTTCCCTTGTGTATgatcgtttttttcttttctttttttttttgatcttttaattttttttcttgtgggGCTCTGTTTGTGAATTGTGAGTTTGGAGTTCAtgtcactttcttcttcttccatgttttaaataatacattgaacaTTTTTTCAAGTTCACTAATCTATAGGATTAACACAAGGAAGCATCACAAATAGTTAGAAGTAACCTCAAACTCAGGAAAAGTGTCGGTGATCGATTCCTTGTGTGCAGACTGCAGATGATTGCTAGCTCCACGAATAGGTCTATGTAGGACCAGAACTAACAATAAAGAAACGGAAAGAAATACAGCCCCCATGCTTAACAAGCAAGATTAGCCAATCCGAGAAGCCGGCCTAGAGGGGGATGGGCCAAAGTCTTATTTATCAATCTAGGCGTACAGTGAATATCGGTCTAAACAAAGTAACCCCAAGTGTTAAAGCAATAACAACTTTGCCCTCTTTTATCATGCAAGACAACTCAAGACCCCATGTTTCGTTTTGAGTTAATTTTCTTTCCGAGTCCCCAAGGCGCCATTGTCAGCCACCTCAGACCTGTCTAAACCCCATAGATCGTTAAATCTAACAAAGGACTAGCCATAGATATTGAAAGACAAGTGCTTCATTAGGCATTCATTGTACCTTAAATCTTGACTTTCGGTTGGCGCTTTGATTCAAACCATCTGCTACAAGCCTACAACCATTCTCATTTTCTTAATGACAAACAATTCTAACGCTGCATAAACAACAAACCCAACCAACGAAAACGGCACGAATTTTACTACAAACAAAACACGAATTCGTTCAATTAGATGGCAACTTCACAAACGTCtaaaaacagaaacaatttATAACCAGAATTAGATGTCAAATATAAGATCCAAAAGGTACACACAGTctacatttttttaatctattgaGCTTGCTTCTTCCACAttgagctatatatatatatatatatatataacttaaaaccCCTTAAAACTCTCACTAATCTTCCTTTGCAGCATCACCATTTGCGACATCCTTCTTCTCGATGGTTTCTGCAGTTCGCTCCTCTACGCTTGTAGAAGTTTCGCCGCCAATGGAAGCTTCTTCTCCAGTAGTGTTGGTAGAAGGTTCTTCTGTACTTTCTTCGCCTTGTCCATCCTTCTTCAGAATGGTCCCGACTTTGACATACTTGCTCATGAACTTGTATTCCCAGTCTTGCAACGCATCTAGCTCAAAAGGACCGAGACCCGAGATGTCTCCGGTCAAATCATTCTACTCAAAGGACATCTTCGCCAAAGCTCGGCTCGCATCTTTCCCCGCAAACAAAGCGTATGGTCCACCTGGTCCATAGAACACCctaacagaacaaaaaaaaaagtatcaatCATGTCAGTAAGTGACCTAGTAAGACAAGTAAAATGAATATGGTTAATATAAGATATAATTATACTCAGAcaatcaaattatataattgaagaatcaaaccctaaacccccaaTTTATCAGCAATAATTTCGATTCTAGATTCTCTCTCTCAAGGTATACCTGCTCTGGGAAACATCGTAGATCTGGCCTTTGATCGCCATGAGGAGGGGCTTTTCGGAATCGGAGCCGTCGTACTGCTTCAGCTCCTCCTCCGTGATTTCTCCGAGCTGAACCGGCGGCGGAAGAGGCGGGTGTACCTCCGTGGAGCGCGGGCGGTGCTCTTGAGGGGAGGCGAAGAAACCGGAGACGACTTGGTAGACGGCGAAAGCGAGGGCTAAGACGGTGAAAAACGCGGCCGGAGAGAGTCCAGTGTAAGCTGTAATTGTTTCCTTGAGGGTCTCCCATAGTTGGACCACCATCATTTACGCAGAGAtcggtgagagagagagagagagagagagtggtcTCACTTGATATTTATattctttacatttttttttcatcctcataatttataatttattctGCAATTACTTTTTTGGAGGCTTTTATGCACAcactattatttatttattacttttagtCAGCTTTATcacctttgtttttttattttttatttaatcaagatgtagatttttatttactttttaaaaccaTTTAATTTTccaatcaaatttttaataaatagattctctaaaatttagaaaaactatttttgtttaaaaaaaaatcactttatgaagaaaaactaaaataacaattttttaaagttttagtaaaactgattttttgtaaaaagttctacattttaattaattaaataagataaaattatcATCCAagtttttatacataaatatcaTTTAAGCAATAATGTGAAATCATTTATCTGTGTTACATtacatatatgtaaaatatttagatatttatatacaaattaataaattataaacagttaattatttatttttataaataaatcattgtataattttaatactgttgtcaaaaaaaaaattaatacttaCTAGATACATTAAatagtaataaaattataaaaacataattttataaatacaatatattatattaatttggaaaaataataaatgtcattcaagttttaaaacatttatataagaaagctttataaatagtttcaaatttttatttatttccacTTTTGTATGACTTATAGaaattttatcatttatattttagtacaatataatttattaaaaataataattaaaaacgttttaatgtatttttaataacaatcACTACATTTTAATAAAGGtgaaatttcagttttatcACAGATTTGATAATCCCTTTTCAAACttgtgataaaaataaaattcttttagttCTTTTGGGTTTAACATGTATTaagaagtaaatatataattctttttttactttcaagtatttgaatattttaaatacgtATTGAATATTACATGTAAAAATACTAGAACCAGCCCAAAACCCAAAAGAtgtaaaatctttttaaaagtCAAAAAATCTACATGCATGGAACCAACCTAAATATAACATGGAAGAATTTCAATACCATAAAACACTAAACAATAATTATTAAACCAGTTGAAATATTTCTGATTaagtgtatttttgaaaaataatatcaaaattgtATCTCAAGCAATTTCTAAGACCCAAAACCTGAAATTTCTAATTAACACATTAGACTGTAGCCTTATCTTAACTAATGTAATCATTATCTCATTAGATTAACATTTAATAGGATCCCCTAATAAACAGAAAACCAAGACAAAAGAGAAGCCAACAGACATCACTAAGAAGtcgtatttaaatcatattagTATTAGGAAATGTCATATTATTCAGCTGCAAAAAAATGATTCAGTAGCGCAAATCCAAATCCTTGTTGACACGCAAAGAGTCGTGACAAGCCAGTATTTGAATGTTCTTGGTGTCGTCAGTCAAATATGACATACTAACGAAACTATCAGCACCTATAAATTCCACCTGAGATCTCTTGTCGCCCTTCCACAACAGAATCACATTTCTTCCTAAAAGAAAAGTCATTAACCAACACAAGTCAAATCTATCTTTCTCTTCCTTCCGGAAATGTCGGACTCGAGCAAATCATTGATCCCGAGCTTCCTCTACTCTTCGGATAATCGTCTGTTTCAGCCGTATGAGCCAGCCACGAACATGACGCAACGCAAAGCACAGCCGTTGAGATCTCTGAAAACTTCTCAAGCCTCTTCGAGCGGTCCAAGTTTTGCGATTCCCGCGCCGAATGAGAAAGTAGAATTGTACTCACCGGCGTATTTCGCGGCGTGTACGGTCGGCGGGATGCTGAGCTGCGGCGTCACTCACACGGCCGTTACGCCGCTCGATGTCCTGAAATGCAATATGCAGGTGAACTTTCTAAACTAAACGGTCTTGTTCTTCTTTAGCAGAACTGATTCCCTTGGTATTAACATTTTCGAACCTTATTCGAAAGCTATGTATGTGGTGGGTAAATATTTAGCGAAATAAACATAATTAGTTCTAtcgataaaatttaaatgatattaattttaaatgatattaagcGAAAATTAACTGCAAAAACAACgatttttgtttattctatcgataaaatttaaatgatattaattttttaaaaaattgtggTTGAACTGGAATCTTATAACATgatcataattttaaatgtatGACAAAATTATACTCTAATAAATAAATGAGATATCAGTGTGCTTTACTAATCTGAATATACATCTTAGTTTGACTGTTTCTCCTCTCCATCTATGAATTTTCCAATTCAGTAAAGTTGGTTGATTCCCActgttatttatatattatcattacaTGCTACTTTACAGGTATAGTGTCAATTTTTGAGTTTCTTGTTTTACACGGCACTGAATGTTCAACTGCGACGGAGACTTTTCAATCTTTGCATGATTTTGATGTGCAATCATAGAGAATCTGAGCTAAAGCTAGTagcaaacacaaataaaaaccCTCCACGAATTTACAGAAAACTCcctaattgttttatatttaattttcagatTGATCCATCCAAGTACAAGAACATAACTTCTGCTTTCAAGACAACAATCAAAGAGCAAGGTCTCAAGGGTTTCACCAGAGGCTGGTCACCCACCCTTATCGGGTACAGTGCTCAGGGAGCCTTTAAATACGGTCTGTACGAGTACGCCAAGAAATACTACTCAGACATCGTTGGACCAGAGAACGCAGCCAAATACAAGACCCTCATTTACCTAGCTGGCTCGGCCTCTGCTGAAATAGTCGCAGATGTGGCTCTCTGTCCAATGGAAGCTGTCAAAGTCAGGGTCCAGACTCAGCCTGATTTCGCCCGCGGTTTATCTGATGATCTACCAAAGATCATTAGATCAGAAGGTGTTAGAGGGTTGTTCAAAGGACTTGTTCCTCTATGGGGACGCCAGATACCATGTAAGTCcatacacaaaaaaatatagcgTCCACACAAGATGAGAGTACCAAAGTGGTCATGGTTTGATTCTGGTTAGTATAAACTTTTGAGGTTTTTGCAGATACCATGATGAAATTTGCTACTTTTGAAAACACTGTGGAGCTCATATACAAGAAAGTGATTCCTACACCAAAGGAAGAGTGCTCGGAGCCAGTTCAGCTCGGAGTTAGCTTCGCCGGTGGATACATTGCTGGAATATTCTGCGCTGTTATCTCACATCCTGCAGATAACTTGGTCTCTTTCCTCAATAACTCTAAAGGAGCAACTGTTAGCGATGTAAGTGAAAAAGTACATGAAAATCATTGAGCTGATACATATACACTGCTCTGAgttggttttgatttgtttctcGTGGTACAGGCAGTAAAGAAGCTAGGGTTATTGGGTATGTTTACCCGTGGACTTCCTCTTCGCATTTTCATGATAGGAACACTTACTGGAGCTCAATGGGTTATCTACGATGCTGTCAAAGTTTTAGCTGGATTGTAAGTTATATCATCTCCTTCCACTAATTAGGGATATTCTCATCAATACTCAACTCATTTTCTCATTCTCTTAGGCCAACCACCGGTGGTGCTTCTCCAGCTACTGCGCTTGCTCTAGCTGTAAGTGCATAAGGTTACAAAAACATTCCTCGCTTAGCCGACACGTTAAAGCAATAAATGGGAAATAGAACTCCCAACTGTTATTCTTATTTTTGCCTATTGCTTGCAATATAACCAAAATTGTGTTCCCTTAATTCTAGTTCTTCTGCtattttattgttcaaaatGGATTCATTTTGCTTGATTGGAGACTAAAAGAGAGAAAAGCTTTGTAATCACACTAATAAAAAGATGCAAacatttttattgttgtttctcttCATTTTCGTTTGCATTTTTGTGAAATACTGGATCTTTATATTTAACAACGCAGCGTTTTATATTCGTGAGAAAACTGTTTGCCGTCTCAAACTTTACAAGGGAAACTACACGCCCTTTCATTGTCTGAGACTCTCAGATCGGAACTTTCCCGTAACTACTCTGGAAGATCACATCAGTCTCCTGTAAAAAATAATCGAAGCTGCTCCTGAAACTTGCCGAGTGAATCGATGAAGATCTTGCAATTGATATTCCTATTAGCTTTAACAACTGGAATCTCTGCGGTTCTCATCTACATTATCGGCGTCTCAAATCTCTGTAAGTATATACATACACACTCCATCGTTCGTCACAGTGTAGTGTGTGTATTTCGTGATTTTCTCAAATTATGGCGATGATTtattgatgaagaagatgattccGTGGGTTTAGACGAATCGAATCGGCTTAGCAATGAAGATTTAGAGGCCTTGCAGTCCCTGCAGAACGGATTCCAGAAGTGCGTGGTAAGTAACTTGGCTTTAGAGATCTATGTTGTTAGCTGCTGGGAGTTAAATATTACTTGTGAATCTGGAGATCTGTTGATTAGAGTTGTTCCAATTTAGTGGATTGTCACTGAAGTGGCTGGAatcaaattcaaactgaaacCTGAGTAAAAATTGAGGAATATTGATTCATGTGTGAATAAAAGAGTTTATTTGGAATGATGTAGAGTGCAAATGGCTTGGGACTACAAGCTGCTACGGGTAGAGATTATTGCAAAGTCTCAATCAACTTCCCCACCGATACTATTCCCAAATGGGTAAATGCTCTTTTCCGGCTCTTGagtattgaatatttttattttaccttaCTTTCTTGTCTTGGATTATGTCTAACAATAACAGAAAGATCCCAAGTCTGGAGAGCTTGAAGGACTGTCTTATGAGTTTGACTTGTGTGAAGCAGTAGCTACATGGGAACAAGTGGGTGTTGCATTTCTTCAAGTGTGTGTAAGCTTTCAGTTCGTATAATCAAGTGATGTGTTAATTAGCGAGTTGGTTGACCAGGTCAGGAATAGTTCTACGATACTCAGTAGGGAATACATTGATGCCTTACCAAATGGATGGGAGGATTATGCATGGCGCAGAATTAATAAAGGAGTACAACTGTAAGTATTTGACTGACAATTAGACGAGGGATGAAGTTCATGATATAATTGGTTAATACTGTGATCCGGTTTCATAGACAACACCTCAGAACTTGTTAAAAGTTGATGGGTCTCAGTCACAGTGtgtaaacatattttaaaatggtGTGCTGTCTTCTTCTATTTTGGTCTCAATGAATCTCGTACTCTGGTGCAGTAATCGGTGCCAGAATAGGTCTCTATGCATCGAGAAGCTTTCATTGGTGCTACCTGAAACACCTCCATATTTTCCCCGTCAGTTTGAGCGATGTGCTGTTATTGGCAATTCTGGTGATCTTTTGAAAACAAAGTTCGGAAAAGAGATTGATACTTACGATGTGGTTATTAGAGAAAATGGTGCTCCAATTCAGGTTAatgatgagttttttttaatctaaattctTCACCCCCTCTGTTCTCTCACTTatctttttcattctttttttctttctggaaCATCTTCTTGCAGAACTACAAGGAATATGTGGGAGAGAAAAGTACATTCCGTCTTCTTAATCGAGGGTCAGCAAAAGCCCTTGACAAAGTCGTGGAGTTGGATGGTACTGTATAACTGTTTTCTGGTTCTCCCTTCCTTCATGGTTATCGCCATTGTTTCTGTTATTCCATTCATTCCGCGTGTGAGTGTCTTAGTATTTATGATACACTCTCTCTGATCCTTTGAAACTATGCAGAAAAAAGGCAAGAGGTACTACTAGTAAAAACAACAATTCATGATATTATGAACAAGATGATCCGGGTTTGTACATTGCACTTATTTTCCTCTTGgctcttttgtttttgaatatCTAAAAGCTTTTCCCTGTGAAACTCATTTGAGGATTCTTCTCCTTTCGCAGGAAGTTCCAATAAAAAATCCGGTGTACTTAATGCTTGGTGCCTCATTTGGCTCAGCAGCCAAAGGAACTGGGCTAAAGGCTCTTGAGTTTGCTCTCTCGACTTGTGATTCAGTAGATATGTATGGTTTCACGGTGGACCCAGGTTATAAGGAGTGGTATGAAGGCTCTCTCGACTTGTGATTCAGCTTATTAACCAACGTCTGTGTTTGAAAGTAATCCCTTGTTATATTCTTTCAGGACTAGATATTTTTCAGAATCCCGACAAGGACATACTCCTCTGCATGGTAGAGCTTACTACCAAATGATGGAATGCTTGGGTGTAAGTCTCTGATTCCTTGtctttcttctttctcaatACAAGTTGTTACAACTTGGCTTTGAGTtgattctcttctttttgttAGCTCATTAAAATACACTCGCCCATGAGAGCTGATCCAAACCGAGTCGTGAAATGGCTGCCAAGCCGCAAAACAATTACATCTGCAAGAATTGCAGCAGAGAAGCTTTTACGGTAATCAatttcatctttctttcttttgcgtCTCAAAAAAAACTTATCATCTCTCTAAGAAAAAATCCATTGAACGTGCAGGAGAGTTGGAGCAGGATCTGCAGAACCATTAGCTTCATGCTCGATAGTAAAGAAGAGAAGCAAAAACAAGAGTCCAATGGTCGTCTCACACCCCAGAAAACCCGCGAGGGATCATCAGAAATTCGTGAGAAGCACGACCATGTACCCGTTGGAGCACAGTCCAGGACATAGTCAGCTCTGCATTACACCAGCTGACTAAAGAAACTGCTTATATAGAAACCGTTTTTTCCCCATATATATACTAAAGCACAAAACAGGAAGTCGAtatattcaaaatcaaatcCAACCGCTGCTATATATAGAGTTCAAGACCATCAAGGTTAGGGATTGATTATTTTGTTATCCTGTTTATCGAGATTTACTTCACCGGAGATAATAGGCAAACGTGCGATAGAACTTGGAAACTAGATATTTGATTGCACCATGTCTAATTTTAGTACATAAACACGTGTTCAATGTTCTTTGTTTTCCTGATTGCATTTAATATTTGTGTTAATTTGAAAAAGACAGTAAATATTGATAATCGAAAATTTGTACGGGTTTTAATATCAGAACATATATTCGTATTCATTAGATTTTGTGTTAAAATGGAACTGacagaactttttttttttttttttggtcaacggGAACTGACAGAACTTAAAGTGGCTTTTGACAATGAACTGTTCGTTTGTACACGACCATAAACGTGTCCGAAAGTGAACATCTCTTGTCTtccctctctcttcttttgactaaaacctaaacaaacaaacaaaaaaaaagagttgactTTTCAATTCTCTCTCCAGTAGCTGCTGGCTGTAGCTCCACACTCGCACAACCACATGTATACCTGAAAAAGCGAAACAAGAAACCTCTCAATCTTTTCCACAAATGACGGAACCGCCACCAGGTATCGACAACGGAGGCGTTCCCCTTTCGCTTACGTCAACCTCAGCGGAGGTTACCGCCGCCGCCGGATCGAAACGATCCAGGAGACCGAGCGTTCGATTAGGCGAAATCGGCGGCGAGCATCACCACCTCGATTCCCAGGGGAGGAAACCCAAGTGGAACAAGAAAGATACGATCAAACCGTCGACCAAGACTCGGGCTTTAACGAATTTGAGTTCTGGGTACGAGAATCTCGGAGCCCTCGATGATGACGAGAGAGTGGGAAATGTGGATCCTTTCGGTGTCGGGAGCTGGCGGGTCAAGAAACGGGTCGGGTCAGCGGCGAAGCGGGTACGATCCAATTGGGTATCGAGAAATGGCGAcgaatcaggaggtgagtttaggGATTTCAGTAGACAAGACTCGGAGAGTCCATTAAAAGAAGAGTCTTTAGTTAGAGATGGCAATAGTAGTGGGAACAGGGAGTTTGAGTTGTCTATggagggaggaggaggaggaagagaagggGTGAAGATTTGGTTGGAAGAGTTAGGGTTAGGGAGATATTGGCCAGTGTTTGAGATACATGAGGTTGATGATGAGGTTTTGCCTTTGTTGACGTTGGATGATTTGAAAGATATGGGGATTAACGCCGTTGGGTCTAGGAGGAAGATGTTTTCTGCCATCCAGaaacttggtagagacttctcatGATAGTTGGGGAGAGGAAAAATGGTTGTTGTTTTAGTTGGTGAGATAGTCAAGTCAGGTCAGGTCAGCCATGACAATGTAAGCTTGCAATGTCTGAAACCATAAATGGAAAGCCTGTTTCTTCCTTTATGCTTTA is part of the Raphanus sativus cultivar WK10039 chromosome 5, ASM80110v3, whole genome shotgun sequence genome and harbors:
- the LOC108862717 gene encoding sialyltransferase-like protein 2 isoform X2, producing MKILQLIFLLALTTGISAVLIYIIGVSNLYESNRLSNEDLEALQSLQNGFQKCVSANGLGLQAATGRDYCKVSINFPTDTIPKWKDPKSGELEGLSYEFDLCEAVATWEQVRNSSTILSREYIDALPNGWEDYAWRRINKGVQLNRCQNRSLCIEKLSLVLPETPPYFPRQFERCAVIGNSGDLLKTKFGKEIDTYDVVIRENGAPIQNYKEYVGEKSTFRLLNRGSAKALDKVVELDEKRQEVLLVKTTIHDIMNKMIREVPIKNPVYLMLGASFGSAAKGTGLKALEFALSTCDSVDMYGFTVDPGYKEWTRYFSESRQGHTPLHGRAYYQMMECLGLIKIHSPMRADPNRVVKWLPSRKTITSARIAAEKLLRRVGAGSAEPLASCSIVKKRSKNKSPMVVSHPRKPARDHQKFVRSTTMYPLEHSPGHSQLCITPAD
- the LOC108857491 gene encoding LOW QUALITY PROTEIN: membrane steroid-binding protein 2 (The sequence of the model RefSeq protein was modified relative to this genomic sequence to represent the inferred CDS: substituted 1 base at 1 genomic stop codon), producing the protein MMVVQLWETLKETITAYTGLSPAAFFTVLALAFAVYQVVSGFFASPQEHRPRSTEVHPPLPPPVQLGEITEEELKQYDGSDSEKPLLMAIKGQIYDVSQSRVFYGPGGPYALFAGKDASRALAKMSFEXNDLTGDISGLGPFELDALQDWEYKFMSKYVKVGTILKKDGQGEESTEEPSTNTTGEEASIGGETSTSVEERTAETIEKKDVANGDAAKED
- the LOC108862717 gene encoding sialyltransferase-like protein 2 isoform X1, which gives rise to MKILQLIFLLALTTGISAVLIYIIGVSNLYDSVGLDESNRLSNEDLEALQSLQNGFQKCVSANGLGLQAATGRDYCKVSINFPTDTIPKWKDPKSGELEGLSYEFDLCEAVATWEQVRNSSTILSREYIDALPNGWEDYAWRRINKGVQLNRCQNRSLCIEKLSLVLPETPPYFPRQFERCAVIGNSGDLLKTKFGKEIDTYDVVIRENGAPIQNYKEYVGEKSTFRLLNRGSAKALDKVVELDEKRQEVLLVKTTIHDIMNKMIREVPIKNPVYLMLGASFGSAAKGTGLKALEFALSTCDSVDMYGFTVDPGYKEWTRYFSESRQGHTPLHGRAYYQMMECLGLIKIHSPMRADPNRVVKWLPSRKTITSARIAAEKLLRRVGAGSAEPLASCSIVKKRSKNKSPMVVSHPRKPARDHQKFVRSTTMYPLEHSPGHSQLCITPAD
- the LOC108862721 gene encoding uncharacterized protein LOC108862721 codes for the protein MTEPPPGIDNGGVPLSLTSTSAEVTAAAGSKRSRRPSVRLGEIGGEHHHLDSQGRKPKWNKKDTIKPSTKTRALTNLSSGYENLGALDDDERVGNVDPFGVGSWRVKKRVGSAAKRVRSNWVSRNGDESGGEFRDFSRQDSESPLKEESLVRDGNSSGNREFELSMEGGGGGREGVKIWLEELGLGRYWPVFEIHEVDDEVLPLLTLDDLKDMGINAVGSRRKMFSAIQKLGRDFS
- the LOC108862719 gene encoding mitochondrial phosphate carrier protein 2, mitochondrial; this encodes MSDSSKSLIPSFLYSSDNRLFQPYEPATNMTQRKAQPLRSLKTSQASSSGPSFAIPAPNEKVELYSPAYFAACTVGGMLSCGVTHTAVTPLDVLKCNMQIDPSKYKNITSAFKTTIKEQGLKGFTRGWSPTLIGYSAQGAFKYGLYEYAKKYYSDIVGPENAAKYKTLIYLAGSASAEIVADVALCPMEAVKVRVQTQPDFARGLSDDLPKIIRSEGVRGLFKGLVPLWGRQIPYTMMKFATFENTVELIYKKVIPTPKEECSEPVQLGVSFAGGYIAGIFCAVISHPADNLVSFLNNSKGATVSDAVKKLGLLGMFTRGLPLRIFMIGTLTGAQWVIYDAVKVLAGLPTTGGASPATALALAVSA